The proteins below come from a single Holdemania massiliensis genomic window:
- the sufB gene encoding Fe-S cluster assembly protein SufB yields the protein MSREQEAVLKTQDDYQYGFHDEDVSVFKTKKGLTRETVIEISQIKNEPQWMLDFRLKAYDAFVSMLIQDWGPDLSSLNFDDYTYYIRPSNKKETDWEEVPETIKETFDKLGIPEAEQKFLAGVNTQYESETVYHNMLKEVEEKGVIFLDTDSALQQYPELLKEYFASVVPYTDNKFAALNSAVWSGGSFIYVPKGVKLEKPLQSYFRINSEQMGQFERTLIIVDEGADVHYVEGCTAPTYSKDSLHAAVVEIIIKEGGKCRYSTVQNWSDNIINLVTKRAKVYAHGAMEWIDGNIGSQTNMKYPACLLVGEYARGMCISIAVAARHQIQDAGAKMIHLAPHTSSTIISKSVSRLGGEVNYRGLVQHGPKAEYARSKVECDTLILDEQSRSDTIPTNVSSSRTSTIEHEATVSKISEEQLFYLMSRGLTKSQATEMIIMGFLEPFTRELPMEYAVELNQLLKLDMEGSVG from the coding sequence ATGAGCCGCGAACAAGAAGCAGTCCTGAAAACACAGGACGATTACCAATACGGCTTTCATGATGAGGATGTCAGCGTCTTCAAGACGAAAAAAGGATTGACGCGGGAAACCGTGATTGAGATTTCTCAGATCAAAAACGAACCGCAGTGGATGCTGGATTTCCGTCTGAAAGCCTATGATGCCTTTGTCAGCATGCTGATTCAGGATTGGGGACCGGATTTAAGCAGCCTGAATTTTGATGACTATACCTACTATATCCGCCCAAGCAACAAGAAGGAGACGGATTGGGAGGAAGTGCCGGAAACAATCAAAGAAACCTTTGATAAACTGGGAATTCCAGAGGCGGAACAGAAGTTTCTGGCCGGCGTCAACACCCAGTATGAATCCGAAACCGTCTATCACAACATGCTGAAAGAGGTCGAGGAAAAAGGTGTTATTTTCTTGGATACCGATTCTGCCTTGCAGCAGTATCCAGAGCTGTTGAAAGAATACTTCGCCAGCGTTGTTCCGTATACCGACAACAAATTTGCCGCTCTCAACAGTGCGGTGTGGTCGGGCGGATCCTTCATTTATGTCCCGAAAGGGGTAAAGCTGGAAAAACCGCTGCAGTCCTATTTCCGCATCAATTCGGAACAGATGGGTCAGTTTGAGAGAACCCTGATCATCGTCGATGAGGGAGCGGATGTGCATTATGTTGAAGGCTGCACCGCACCGACCTATTCCAAGGATTCGCTGCATGCCGCCGTGGTGGAGATCATCATCAAGGAAGGCGGCAAGTGCCGGTACTCAACAGTGCAGAACTGGTCGGACAACATCATCAACCTCGTGACCAAGCGGGCGAAAGTCTACGCGCATGGGGCGATGGAGTGGATTGACGGCAACATTGGTTCCCAAACAAATATGAAATACCCGGCGTGTCTGTTGGTCGGTGAATATGCCCGCGGAATGTGCATTTCCATCGCGGTGGCTGCCCGCCATCAGATCCAGGATGCCGGAGCGAAGATGATTCATCTGGCGCCACATACGTCGAGTACGATTATTTCCAAATCAGTCTCCCGGTTAGGCGGTGAGGTGAATTACCGCGGTCTGGTTCAGCATGGGCCGAAGGCCGAATATGCCCGTTCCAAAGTTGAATGCGACACGCTGATTCTGGATGAACAATCCCGCAGCGATACGATTCCGACCAACGTTTCTTCTTCTAGGACGTCAACAATCGAACACGAAGCGACGGTATCCAAGATTTCCGAGGAACAGCTGTTCTATCTGATGTCGCGCGGATTGACGAAGTCACAGGCAACCGAAATGATCATCATGGGCTTTTTGGAGCCGTTTACGCGTGAGCTGCCGATGGAATATGCGGTTGAGCTGAACCAGCTGCTGAAGCTGGATATGGAGGGCAGTGTTGGATAA
- the sufU gene encoding Fe-S cluster assembly sulfur transfer protein SufU, with product MSSMLDDPMILRQIIMDHYQYPHNHQLTEESGYHQVHMASESCIDDITVQSKINPAGSIEDVRFDGVACTISTSSTSIMTELLKGKSIAEAKAIIADYFAMIEEQNYDPELLQEAIAFKNVSKQANRIKCATIGWKAMQEMIEEWEKNQ from the coding sequence ATGTCCAGTATGTTAGACGATCCGATGATCCTGCGTCAGATCATCATGGATCATTATCAATATCCCCACAATCACCAGCTGACGGAAGAATCGGGCTATCATCAGGTACACATGGCTTCAGAATCCTGTATTGACGATATTACAGTGCAGTCCAAGATCAATCCTGCCGGCAGCATTGAAGACGTGCGTTTTGATGGGGTGGCCTGTACGATTTCCACTTCGTCCACCTCGATTATGACGGAGCTGCTCAAAGGCAAAAGCATTGCTGAAGCCAAAGCGATCATCGCCGATTACTTTGCGATGATTGAAGAGCAGAATTATGATCCAGAGCTGCTGCAGGAGGCAATTGCCTTTAAAAATGTCAGCAAGCAGGCCAATCGCATCAAATGTGCGACGATCGGCTGGAAAGCGATGCAGGAAATGATTGAAGAATGGGAGAAAAATCAATGA
- a CDS encoding aminotransferase class V-fold PLP-dependent enzyme: MFDVLKIRQDFPMLHHHTMQSHPLVYLDNAATTFKPQCVIDAVVRYYTDQTANVHRGDYEISYQVSEAYEKTREDVARFIHAQPKEIVFTAGASASLNLVAYGYGRKYLKAGDVILSTEAEHASNILPWFKVAEETGAKIEYIPLTEDGQLTLDNFRQAMHENVKIVAVADITNVLGYVAPIEEMTRIAHENGAIVVCDGAQSVPHTPTDVQAWGVDFLAFSAHKMCGPTGIGVLYGKYELLQKTDPFMLGGGSNARFDMCGNILLKDAPYKFEAGTPNIEGVLGLQQAVRYLESIGMEQIQAYEHELKAYAIEKLKKLDNLILYNPTSPTGIIAFNVKDVFAQDAAGYLNSQGIAVRSGNHCAKILLNVLKTSETIRASLYFYNTKEDVDRFVQACSEITLENCVGLFF, from the coding sequence ATGTTTGACGTCCTCAAAATAAGACAGGATTTTCCAATGCTTCACCATCACACGATGCAGTCGCATCCGTTAGTGTATCTGGACAACGCGGCGACCACGTTTAAGCCGCAGTGTGTGATCGACGCTGTCGTGCGTTACTATACCGATCAAACTGCGAACGTGCACCGCGGGGACTATGAGATTTCCTACCAGGTCTCGGAAGCCTATGAAAAGACCCGTGAGGATGTCGCGCGGTTTATCCATGCCCAGCCGAAAGAAATTGTCTTTACCGCCGGAGCCAGCGCTTCGCTGAATTTAGTGGCGTATGGCTATGGCCGGAAATATTTAAAAGCCGGAGATGTTATTTTGTCGACGGAGGCGGAACATGCCTCCAACATTTTGCCCTGGTTTAAAGTGGCGGAAGAAACCGGCGCTAAAATTGAATATATCCCTTTAACCGAGGACGGTCAGCTGACCCTGGACAACTTCCGTCAGGCGATGCATGAGAACGTCAAGATCGTCGCGGTGGCGGACATTACCAATGTGCTGGGCTATGTTGCCCCGATTGAAGAAATGACCCGGATTGCGCATGAAAACGGAGCGATTGTTGTCTGTGATGGTGCGCAGTCCGTGCCGCATACGCCGACCGACGTCCAGGCCTGGGGCGTGGATTTCTTAGCTTTCAGCGCGCATAAGATGTGCGGTCCAACCGGCATCGGCGTGTTGTATGGAAAATATGAGCTGCTGCAGAAAACCGATCCGTTTATGCTCGGGGGCGGCAGCAACGCCCGCTTTGATATGTGCGGCAACATCCTGCTCAAAGACGCGCCGTATAAATTTGAAGCCGGAACGCCCAACATTGAAGGGGTACTGGGTCTGCAGCAGGCCGTGCGCTATCTGGAAAGCATCGGAATGGAACAGATTCAGGCCTATGAGCATGAGCTGAAGGCCTATGCGATTGAAAAACTGAAAAAACTGGATAATCTGATTCTGTATAACCCAACCTCGCCGACCGGCATCATCGCCTTTAATGTGAAGGATGTCTTTGCCCAGGATGCGGCGGGCTATCTGAATTCTCAGGGGATCGCTGTGCGTTCCGGCAATCATTGTGCAAAAATTTTGCTCAATGTCTTAAAAACCTCGGAAACGATCCGTGCCAGTTTGTATTTTTACAACACCAAAGAAGACGTCGACCGGTTTGTCCAGGCGTGCAGTGAAATCACGCTGGAAAACTGCGTCGGACTGTTCTTCTGA
- a CDS encoding SufB/SufD family protein, giving the protein MTETVLTLHESPVSPVVLDSQIREIVIDASAPLILALSAPKQCHCSVVVRIRQASALTIRVKAEADSHVTLLYWNESSAPITITEENEVYRDAQFKAAYVQLNPGTVEQSSKTMLKEPGAEALLQSAVIAQTEKRFVIDCIHEAGQTSGIMENYSIVLQGGRYRMEATGKIDKGARGSKSHQTSRALTFDAKQTASILPKLLIDENDVEASHATTIGQMDENQMYYLQSRGLSEDEAIRLVTIGYLLPIVRISEDPDLQKALAQEIETKVNEVCLTSSK; this is encoded by the coding sequence ATGACTGAAACAGTGCTGACCCTGCATGAAAGTCCGGTCAGTCCCGTTGTCTTAGATTCCCAGATCCGTGAGATTGTCATTGATGCATCCGCGCCGCTGATCCTAGCTTTGAGCGCACCGAAACAGTGCCACTGCTCTGTGGTTGTGCGGATCCGTCAGGCCAGTGCCTTGACGATTAGGGTGAAAGCGGAAGCTGACAGCCATGTTACACTGCTGTATTGGAATGAAAGCAGTGCACCGATCACGATCACTGAGGAAAATGAAGTCTACCGCGACGCCCAGTTCAAGGCGGCTTATGTCCAGCTCAATCCGGGTACGGTTGAGCAGTCCTCAAAAACCATGCTCAAGGAACCGGGTGCGGAAGCCTTGCTGCAGTCCGCTGTGATTGCCCAGACGGAAAAACGGTTTGTGATCGACTGTATTCATGAAGCTGGGCAGACCAGCGGGATCATGGAGAATTACAGCATTGTGCTGCAGGGCGGACGGTACCGCATGGAGGCGACCGGCAAGATTGATAAGGGTGCCCGCGGATCGAAGAGTCATCAGACCAGCCGGGCGCTGACCTTTGACGCCAAACAGACGGCTTCGATTCTGCCGAAGCTCTTAATTGATGAAAACGACGTGGAAGCCAGCCATGCGACGACGATCGGACAGATGGATGAAAACCAGATGTATTATCTGCAAAGCCGCGGCTTAAGCGAAGACGAGGCGATCCGCCTGGTTACCATCGGATATTTACTGCCGATTGTGCGGATCAGTGAAGATCCGGATCTGCAGAAGGCCTTGGCGCAGGAAATTGAAACGAAGGTGAATGAAGTATGTTTGACGTCCTCAAAATAA
- the sufC gene encoding Fe-S cluster assembly ATPase SufC: MSQLMIKNLHVEVEGKEILKGIDLTVADHEIHALMGPNGNGKSTLLAAIMGHPKYTVTQGTIELDGRNVLEMSVDERSRAGLFLAMQYPQEVPGVTNSDFLRAAMNARRENPISLFAFIKEMEKTIQDLQMKPDLAHRFLNEGFSGGEKKRNEIVQMKMLKPSLAMLDEIDSGLDVDALKIVADAVNQMQQETGLGLVVVSHYERFYQLLKPTHAHVLINGRIVMEGDETLVQKIDQDGYDWLYQQLDLQPVKEEVKLTFTLGSCAASARGRKHD; the protein is encoded by the coding sequence ATGAGTCAGCTGATGATTAAAAATCTTCATGTTGAGGTCGAAGGCAAGGAGATCCTGAAAGGGATTGATCTGACTGTCGCTGATCATGAAATACATGCTTTAATGGGGCCGAACGGCAATGGCAAATCCACCTTGCTGGCGGCGATTATGGGTCATCCGAAATATACCGTGACCCAAGGTACAATTGAACTGGATGGCCGCAACGTATTGGAAATGAGCGTGGATGAACGCAGCCGCGCCGGTTTGTTTCTGGCGATGCAGTATCCGCAGGAAGTGCCGGGAGTCACCAACTCTGACTTTTTGCGTGCGGCGATGAATGCCCGTCGGGAAAATCCGATTTCTTTGTTTGCTTTTATCAAGGAAATGGAAAAGACGATTCAGGATCTGCAGATGAAGCCGGACTTAGCGCATCGTTTCCTCAATGAAGGCTTTTCCGGCGGTGAGAAAAAACGCAACGAGATCGTCCAGATGAAAATGCTGAAGCCGTCCTTGGCAATGCTTGATGAGATCGACAGCGGTCTGGACGTCGATGCTTTGAAAATTGTTGCGGATGCGGTCAACCAAATGCAGCAGGAAACCGGATTGGGTCTGGTGGTCGTTTCCCACTATGAACGCTTCTATCAGTTGTTGAAGCCGACGCATGCGCACGTGCTGATCAACGGCCGGATTGTCATGGAAGGCGATGAAACGCTGGTTCAGAAGATTGATCAGGACGGCTATGACTGGCTGTATCAACAGTTGGATCTGCAGCCGGTGAAAGAAGAAGTGAAGCTGACCTTCACGCTGGGCAGCTGCGCCGCCAGCGCAAGGGGCCGCAAGCATGACTGA
- a CDS encoding peptidylprolyl isomerase, translating to MLQTIKKYWFVCLVGVLLIGASIYFAYDQNKGKLPGKTVGGEDVVFSIGEEDITAGEFYDTLFNEMGVAGVYQFMEKAVVDPSIETTEEMKTQAKTYADSITAQYQSTYGDEYKDMLLTALNGVGYSKLSELTDYFIHIQKTQQMIKNYINDHADEYIPAYVEAKKPRIVSHILIKMDDPANPTEEETNRVNAVKDALASGRDFGEVAQELSEDSGSAVQNGSIGYMDADTQLVSPFLETALAMNEGDVSEWIQTTYGWHIIQCDVSDVESLKEYDEFYDALATYYPNLQPKVVWEKAQEMDLDFKGNEALQNKLLIYMGLNETNEPEDQPENTDNADNPDGDQDNAEGQPQDNQDEQGGNE from the coding sequence ATGTTACAAACAATCAAAAAGTACTGGTTTGTGTGCCTTGTTGGCGTTCTGTTAATTGGAGCCAGCATTTATTTTGCATACGACCAGAACAAAGGAAAGCTCCCAGGAAAGACAGTCGGCGGCGAGGACGTCGTGTTCTCGATCGGCGAAGAGGATATCACAGCCGGTGAGTTCTATGACACACTGTTTAACGAAATGGGCGTAGCCGGCGTCTACCAGTTCATGGAGAAAGCGGTCGTTGACCCATCCATTGAAACCACCGAGGAAATGAAGACGCAGGCCAAGACCTACGCGGATTCGATTACTGCTCAGTATCAGTCCACTTATGGTGATGAGTACAAGGATATGCTGCTGACGGCCCTCAACGGCGTGGGCTACAGTAAGCTTTCAGAGCTGACCGACTACTTCATCCATATTCAGAAAACGCAGCAAATGATCAAAAATTACATCAACGATCATGCCGACGAATACATCCCGGCCTATGTTGAAGCCAAGAAGCCGCGGATCGTCAGCCATATTTTAATTAAGATGGATGATCCGGCGAACCCAACCGAAGAAGAAACGAACCGTGTCAACGCTGTTAAGGATGCCTTAGCGAGCGGCCGGGATTTCGGTGAAGTCGCTCAGGAATTATCTGAGGATTCCGGGTCCGCCGTTCAGAATGGCTCAATCGGTTATATGGATGCGGATACGCAGTTGGTTTCGCCATTCTTAGAAACCGCCTTGGCGATGAATGAAGGCGATGTCAGCGAATGGATTCAGACAACTTATGGCTGGCACATCATTCAATGCGATGTTTCCGATGTTGAATCCTTAAAAGAATATGATGAATTCTACGATGCTTTGGCCACCTATTATCCAAACCTGCAGCCGAAGGTCGTCTGGGAAAAAGCCCAGGAAATGGATCTGGACTTCAAGGGCAATGAAGCGCTGCAGAACAAATTGCTGATCTACATGGGATTAAATGAAACTAACGAACCGGAAGATCAGCCGGAAAATACCGACAATGCTGACAATCCGGATGGCGATCAGGACAACGCTGAAGGTCAGCCGCAGGATAATCAGGATGAGCAGGGAGGAAACGAATAA
- a CDS encoding DUF362 domain-containing protein yields the protein MEKAKVYTTDLRTHGTTSLLDKLERLVKQAGIENLDFQDKYVAIKIHFGEPGNLAYLRPNYAHRIVDVIKALGGKPFLTDCNTLYVGGRKNALDHIESAYQNGYNPFSCGCHILIADGLKGTDEALVPIHQKHVQEAKIGRAIMDADIFITMTHFKGHESTGFGGTLKNIGMGCGSRAGKMEMHSSSKPQVNPDQCRSCGMCQKICAHSALSFDENHKMHIDHSRCVGCGRCIGMCNFDAIEPMNDEANDILNEKIAEYSLAVVQGRPHFHISFVMDVSPCCDCHAENDLPIVPDIGIFASFDPVALDQACVDAVNQAPVIAGSVLDEHSHEHHDHFTDTHPDTNWQSCLAHAEEIGLGVREYELIHC from the coding sequence ATGGAGAAAGCAAAAGTTTATACAACGGATTTGAGAACACATGGAACCACCAGTCTGTTAGACAAGCTGGAACGCTTAGTCAAACAGGCCGGGATTGAAAATCTGGACTTCCAGGATAAATATGTCGCGATTAAAATTCACTTTGGAGAACCGGGAAATCTCGCTTATCTGCGGCCTAATTATGCACACCGCATCGTTGATGTCATTAAAGCCCTGGGCGGCAAGCCGTTTCTGACCGACTGCAACACGCTGTACGTCGGCGGTCGTAAGAATGCTTTAGATCATATTGAATCGGCCTACCAGAATGGCTACAACCCGTTCAGCTGCGGCTGTCACATTCTGATTGCGGATGGATTGAAAGGCACGGATGAGGCCTTAGTTCCAATCCATCAGAAACATGTTCAGGAAGCTAAAATTGGCCGTGCTATCATGGACGCCGATATCTTTATCACCATGACTCATTTTAAAGGACATGAATCGACGGGTTTTGGCGGTACGCTGAAGAATATCGGCATGGGCTGCGGTTCCCGCGCCGGCAAGATGGAAATGCACAGCAGCTCCAAGCCGCAGGTGAATCCAGATCAGTGCCGCAGCTGCGGGATGTGTCAGAAGATCTGTGCTCACAGCGCATTAAGCTTTGATGAGAATCACAAGATGCATATCGATCATAGCCGCTGTGTTGGCTGCGGCCGTTGCATCGGCATGTGCAACTTTGATGCGATCGAACCGATGAATGATGAAGCCAATGATATCCTCAATGAGAAGATCGCTGAATACTCCCTGGCTGTTGTTCAGGGTCGTCCGCACTTCCATATCAGCTTTGTCATGGATGTCTCCCCTTGCTGCGACTGTCACGCAGAGAATGACCTGCCGATTGTTCCGGATATTGGAATCTTCGCTTCCTTTGATCCCGTCGCTCTGGATCAAGCCTGCGTGGATGCCGTGAATCAGGCTCCGGTCATCGCTGGCAGCGTCTTGGACGAACACTCTCACGAGCATCATGATCACTTTACCGATACCCATCCGGATACCAACTGGCAGTCCTGCTTAGCCCATGCCGAAGAAATCGGATTGGGTGTCCGGGAATACGAATTAATTCACTGTTAA
- a CDS encoding HIT family protein yields the protein MCIFCDIIHHEIPSKVVYEDDQVLAILDIAQVTKGHTLVMPKKHVENLLECDDETAAYLIQIVKKLAVQIKERTGAAAVNILNNNGELAGQTVKHLHFHIIPRYSENDAFICEFRESEKQDLDGVLNLVK from the coding sequence ATGTGCATTTTCTGCGATATCATTCACCACGAAATCCCATCCAAGGTGGTCTATGAAGACGATCAAGTCTTAGCTATCTTAGACATCGCTCAGGTCACGAAAGGCCACACGCTTGTCATGCCGAAGAAACATGTTGAGAACTTACTGGAATGCGACGATGAAACCGCGGCTTACTTGATTCAGATAGTGAAGAAACTCGCCGTTCAAATTAAGGAAAGAACTGGTGCTGCAGCAGTTAACATTCTCAACAACAATGGCGAACTGGCTGGCCAAACAGTCAAGCACCTGCATTTCCATATCATTCCTCGCTATAGTGAGAACGATGCTTTCATTTGTGAGTTCAGAGAATCTGAAAAACAAGATTTGGATGGAGTATTAAATTTGGTTAAATAG
- a CDS encoding Gfo/Idh/MocA family oxidoreductase: MIKVITYGSYDMLHYGHIRLLKRAKALGDFLIVGVTSDDYDKTRGKINLQQSLTQRIEAIRETGLADQIIIEEYEGQKIDDILRYDIDIFTIGSDWIGYFDYLKEYCKVVYLDRTEGISSTQIRTKERMLRIGLIGDEEQNILNKYCDEFEVVNGTIISGICTSNEKIKEELKERTSFFTDDFNELLKKCDAVYMLSHPNLHYEQIKKALLAGKHVLVEAPLTLSLVESKELFALAKKKTFSINGVYKDSLCNSI; encoded by the coding sequence ATGATTAAAGTTATTACTTATGGGTCATATGATATGCTCCATTATGGGCATATCAGACTACTTAAAAGAGCTAAAGCTTTAGGTGACTTTTTAATAGTTGGTGTTACATCCGATGATTATGATAAAACAAGAGGTAAAATAAATCTTCAGCAATCATTAACACAACGAATTGAGGCAATTCGTGAAACTGGACTTGCGGATCAAATAATTATTGAAGAATATGAAGGACAAAAGATTGATGATATCTTACGATATGATATAGATATTTTTACAATTGGTTCAGATTGGATAGGGTATTTTGATTATCTAAAGGAATATTGTAAAGTTGTATATCTCGATAGGACAGAAGGGATTTCGAGCACTCAGATTAGAACAAAAGAAAGAATGTTAAGAATTGGGCTAATCGGTGACGAGGAACAAAATATACTGAATAAATATTGTGATGAATTTGAAGTTGTAAATGGAACAATAATTTCTGGAATATGTACATCAAATGAGAAAATAAAAGAAGAGCTAAAAGAACGTACTTCTTTTTTTACTGATGATTTTAATGAACTTCTTAAGAAATGCGATGCTGTTTATATGCTATCGCATCCAAATTTACATTATGAACAAATTAAAAAAGCATTATTAGCAGGAAAACACGTTCTTGTAGAAGCACCGCTTACATTGTCTCTTGTGGAGAGTAAAGAACTTTTTGCTTTGGCGAAAAAAAAAACATTTAGTATTAATGGAGTCTATAAAGACAGCTTATGCAACAGCATATAA
- a CDS encoding pyridoxal-phosphate-dependent aminotransferase family protein, which translates to MLNFTVGPVQSSDNVLALGSEQVPYFRTPEFSQTMFENERYMLEFANAEENSRAVFITGSGTASMEAAVMNFFTDKDKVLIIDGGSFGHRFVELCQIHKIPFTRIIPSFGYGVTEEQLAFFDNKGYTGFLVNLDETSLGVLYDINIISEFCRKNNIFLVVDSISSFLCDPFDMKKNKIQVMITGSQKALACPPGVSIIIMNPEAVKRVMQNKVRSMYFDLKTALKDGERGQTPFTPAVSILRQINVRLKDIAASGGVDVEIQKRKEIATDFRCKIKPFPFEFVSHSMSNAVTPLHPKSVFAYDIFTVLKNEYNIWVCPNGGKLKNEIFRVGHIGALSTDDNDILINAFKDLLQRKLI; encoded by the coding sequence ATGCTTAATTTTACAGTAGGACCAGTACAGTCATCTGATAATGTACTAGCGTTAGGAAGTGAACAGGTACCTTATTTTAGAACTCCAGAATTTTCTCAAACAATGTTTGAAAATGAACGATATATGTTAGAATTTGCTAATGCAGAAGAAAACTCACGAGCGGTCTTTATAACAGGCTCAGGAACAGCTTCTATGGAAGCTGCTGTAATGAATTTTTTTACAGATAAAGACAAAGTGCTTATTATAGATGGGGGAAGTTTTGGACATCGGTTTGTTGAATTATGTCAAATTCATAAAATACCATTTACTAGAATTATACCTTCTTTTGGATATGGAGTTACTGAAGAGCAACTCGCTTTTTTTGATAATAAGGGATATACAGGATTTTTAGTAAACTTAGACGAAACGTCTCTTGGTGTTCTTTATGATATTAATATTATTAGTGAGTTCTGTAGAAAAAATAACATTTTTTTAGTCGTAGACTCAATTAGTTCATTCTTGTGCGATCCCTTTGATATGAAAAAAAATAAAATCCAAGTGATGATAACAGGATCGCAAAAAGCCTTGGCATGTCCACCAGGAGTCTCTATTATAATTATGAATCCTGAAGCTGTAAAAAGAGTTATGCAAAATAAAGTTAGAAGTATGTATTTTGATTTAAAGACAGCTTTGAAAGATGGTGAGAGAGGACAGACTCCATTTACTCCCGCTGTTAGTATTTTGAGACAGATTAACGTAAGACTGAAAGATATTGCAGCTTCTGGCGGTGTAGATGTTGAAATTCAAAAGAGAAAAGAAATCGCTACTGATTTCCGGTGTAAAATTAAGCCATTTCCTTTTGAATTTGTATCTCATTCAATGTCAAATGCGGTAACTCCTCTACATCCGAAATCAGTTTTTGCATACGATATATTTACAGTGTTAAAAAATGAATACAATATTTGGGTATGTCCAAATGGTGGAAAGTTGAAAAATGAAATTTTCAGAGTTGGTCATATCGGTGCATTATCAACTGATGATAACGATATTTTAATTAATGCATTTAAAGATTTACTTCAACGTAAATTAATTTAG